A single region of the Aeromonas hydrophila subsp. hydrophila ATCC 7966 genome encodes:
- the tyrS gene encoding tyrosine--tRNA ligase, translating into MSQLEVALAEIKRGAEEILVEEELVAKLKEGRPLRIKLGMDPTAPDIHLGHTVILNKLKTFQDLGHEVILLIGDFTAMVGDPSGKNATRPPLSEEAIKHNALTYAEQAFKILDPAKTRIEYNSTWLSELGATGMIKLAAKQTVARMMERDDFKKRYSNGQSIAIHEFLYPLLQGYDSVALKADVELGGTDQKFNLLMGRELQKDAGMATQCVLMMPLLVGLDGVKKMSKSAANYIGVHDAPGEMFGKIMSITDDLMWNYYELLSFRPLAEIEEFKAGIAAGTLNPRDVKIWLAKEIIARYHDEAAAEAAHEDFTQRFSKNAIPDEMPEVELALEGEGLAIANLLKDADLVATTSEALRMIKQGAVKVDGEKLEDGKALIGAGTAVYQVGKRKFARVTVK; encoded by the coding sequence ATGTCCCAGCTCGAGGTGGCGCTAGCCGAGATCAAGCGCGGAGCGGAAGAAATTCTGGTGGAAGAAGAACTGGTCGCCAAGTTGAAGGAAGGGCGCCCGCTGCGCATCAAGTTGGGGATGGACCCGACGGCTCCCGACATTCATCTGGGTCATACCGTGATCCTCAACAAGCTGAAGACCTTCCAGGATCTGGGCCATGAAGTGATCCTGCTGATCGGTGACTTCACCGCCATGGTGGGTGACCCCTCCGGCAAGAACGCCACCCGTCCGCCGCTCTCCGAAGAGGCCATCAAGCACAACGCCCTGACCTATGCCGAGCAGGCGTTCAAGATCCTCGATCCCGCCAAGACCCGCATCGAGTACAACTCGACCTGGCTGAGCGAGCTGGGCGCGACCGGCATGATCAAGCTGGCGGCCAAGCAGACCGTGGCCCGCATGATGGAGCGCGACGACTTCAAGAAGCGCTACAGCAACGGCCAGTCCATCGCCATTCACGAATTCCTCTATCCGCTGCTGCAAGGCTATGACTCGGTCGCGCTGAAGGCGGACGTCGAGCTGGGCGGTACCGATCAGAAGTTCAACCTGCTGATGGGCCGCGAGCTGCAAAAAGATGCCGGCATGGCGACCCAGTGCGTGCTGATGATGCCGCTCTTGGTGGGCCTGGACGGCGTCAAGAAGATGTCCAAGTCCGCTGCCAACTACATCGGCGTGCACGATGCCCCGGGCGAGATGTTCGGCAAGATCATGTCCATCACCGACGATCTGATGTGGAATTACTACGAGCTGCTCTCCTTCCGTCCGCTGGCTGAAATTGAAGAGTTCAAGGCGGGCATCGCCGCCGGTACCCTCAACCCGCGTGACGTGAAGATCTGGCTGGCCAAAGAGATCATCGCCCGTTATCACGACGAAGCGGCAGCCGAAGCGGCCCACGAAGACTTCACCCAGCGCTTCTCCAAGAACGCCATTCCGGACGAAATGCCGGAAGTCGAGCTGGCACTGGAAGGCGAAGGGCTGGCCATTGCCAACCTGCTGAAAGATGCCGATCTGGTGGCCACCACCTCCGAAGCGCTGCGGATGATCAAGCAGGGCGCGGTCAAGGTTGACGGCGAGAAGCTGGAAGATGGCAAGGCACTCATCGGTGCCGGTACCGCCGTCTACCAGGTCGGCAAGCGCAAGTTTGCCCGGGTGACCGTCAAGTAA
- a CDS encoding peptidoglycan DD-metalloendopeptidase family protein, with amino-acid sequence MVIWHAFNSLPHWHRKMVLILSIMVMMLAAWPSEQAVATRVDDNGNELAMEQQVDEEALLAEAKPVAPPKPSYITKQVKVRSGDNMGVIFQRLGLSTTDLHLIDQLEGTDTLRLLKPGQELTFKLTKGGELHSLYYPHSLEQALKVSRKADSFVARPVKLELDTREQVAKGEIRSSFWGAAVDAGMTEDQIMDLAAIFGWDIDFAQDLQPGDSFRVVYEEKYQDDERVASGDILAAEFVNQGATYRAVLNEDGNYYTPDGKAMRKSFLRAPVNFKYISSNFNPRRLHPVTGKVRPHNGIDYVAPVGTPIMAAGSGSVVAAGYNQFNGNYVFIKHAGNYVTKYLHLSKRTVNKGQRVKQGQTIGNLGGTGRVTGPHLHYEFVVGGVHKNPRTLNLPQAETLSGRALASFKAQAMPQLAKLDSPELQLAQNKRANGGS; translated from the coding sequence ATGGTCATTTGGCACGCCTTCAACTCTCTCCCTCACTGGCACCGCAAGATGGTGCTGATCCTGAGCATCATGGTGATGATGCTGGCGGCCTGGCCCAGCGAACAGGCGGTCGCCACCCGGGTCGATGACAACGGCAACGAGCTGGCCATGGAGCAGCAGGTCGACGAGGAGGCGCTGCTGGCCGAAGCCAAGCCCGTCGCCCCCCCCAAGCCGAGCTACATCACCAAGCAGGTGAAGGTACGCAGCGGCGACAACATGGGGGTCATCTTCCAGCGCCTCGGCCTCAGCACCACGGATCTGCACCTCATCGACCAGCTCGAGGGCACGGATACCCTGCGCTTGCTCAAGCCAGGCCAGGAGCTCACCTTCAAGCTCACCAAGGGCGGCGAGCTGCACAGCCTCTACTACCCCCACAGCCTGGAGCAGGCGCTCAAGGTGAGCCGCAAGGCCGACAGCTTCGTGGCCAGACCGGTCAAACTCGAACTCGACACCCGCGAACAGGTGGCCAAGGGCGAGATCCGCTCCAGCTTCTGGGGCGCCGCCGTCGACGCCGGCATGACCGAGGATCAGATCATGGACTTGGCCGCCATCTTCGGCTGGGACATCGACTTCGCCCAGGACTTGCAGCCGGGCGACAGCTTCCGGGTGGTCTACGAAGAGAAGTATCAGGATGACGAGCGGGTTGCCTCCGGCGACATCCTGGCCGCCGAGTTCGTCAACCAGGGTGCCACCTATCGCGCCGTGCTGAACGAGGATGGCAACTACTACACCCCGGATGGCAAGGCGATGCGCAAGAGCTTCCTGCGCGCGCCGGTCAACTTCAAATACATCAGCTCCAACTTCAATCCGCGCCGGCTGCACCCGGTCACCGGCAAGGTGCGTCCCCACAACGGCATCGACTACGTGGCGCCGGTGGGCACCCCCATCATGGCGGCGGGCTCAGGCAGCGTGGTGGCCGCCGGCTACAACCAGTTCAACGGCAACTACGTCTTCATCAAGCACGCCGGCAACTACGTGACCAAGTACCTGCACCTCTCCAAGCGCACCGTCAACAAGGGGCAGCGCGTGAAACAGGGCCAGACCATCGGCAATCTGGGGGGGACCGGACGGGTCACCGGGCCGCACCTGCACTATGAATTCGTGGTGGGCGGCGTGCACAAGAACCCGCGCACCCTCAACCTGCCCCAGGCCGAAACGCTGAGCGGACGGGCGCTGGCCAGCTTCAAGGCGCAGGCCATGCCCCAGCTGGCCAAGCTGGACAGCCCGGAGCTGCAGCTGGCCCAGAACAAGCGGGCCAACGGCGGCAGCTGA
- a CDS encoding adenylosuccinate synthetase, whose product MSSIVVVGANWGDEGKGRIVDYLAGQAGASIRFQGGNNAGHTVVNDLGTFKLHQVPSGVFNPDCLVVLGPGMVISPEKLTVELDEVKASGVTPKLAISDRATLCLPLHAMEDTLEEQRLGDGAYGSTRQGIAPAYGDRVMKKAILVGWLKQPEVLVERIQFFLDWKLPQLKALYPTFEFNQTAQEMADWLLEVSAPWIDSVCNVSMPLKALQAEGKTLLFEAQLGAGRDLIYGEYPWVTSSHVSGAYAGIGGGLPGLRPERVIAVAKAFSTSVGTGTLLTAMENQDEFRKIANEFGATTGRPRDVGYFDAVATKNGVELQAANEVALTKLDCLTGLPDLKICVAYEGAHTENPIWPQTAGLKPVYEVMESWSEDITGCRTFAELPKAAQQYVLRIEELLGVPVPMVSVGPGRDEMILR is encoded by the coding sequence ATGTCGTCTATCGTAGTCGTAGGTGCCAACTGGGGTGATGAAGGCAAAGGCCGCATCGTGGATTATCTGGCAGGCCAAGCAGGCGCCAGCATTCGCTTCCAGGGCGGCAACAACGCCGGCCATACCGTCGTCAACGACCTTGGCACCTTCAAGCTGCACCAGGTTCCGAGCGGTGTGTTCAACCCGGATTGCCTGGTCGTGCTCGGCCCTGGCATGGTGATCAGCCCCGAGAAACTGACCGTCGAGCTGGACGAAGTGAAAGCCTCCGGCGTCACTCCCAAGCTGGCCATCTCTGATCGTGCCACCCTCTGCCTGCCGCTGCACGCCATGGAAGATACCCTGGAAGAGCAGCGCCTGGGCGACGGCGCCTACGGTTCCACCCGTCAGGGCATCGCTCCCGCCTATGGCGATCGCGTCATGAAGAAAGCGATCCTGGTGGGCTGGCTGAAACAGCCGGAAGTACTGGTCGAGCGCATTCAATTCTTCCTCGACTGGAAACTGCCGCAGCTCAAAGCGCTCTACCCGACCTTCGAATTCAACCAGACCGCCCAGGAGATGGCTGACTGGCTGCTGGAAGTGTCCGCCCCCTGGATCGACTCCGTCTGCAACGTCAGCATGCCGCTCAAAGCGCTGCAGGCCGAAGGCAAGACCCTGCTGTTCGAAGCCCAGCTGGGCGCCGGTCGTGACCTGATCTACGGCGAATACCCCTGGGTGACCTCCTCCCACGTGTCCGGCGCCTATGCCGGCATCGGTGGCGGCCTGCCGGGTCTGCGTCCCGAGCGCGTCATCGCCGTCGCCAAGGCATTCAGCACCTCCGTCGGTACCGGCACCCTGCTGACCGCCATGGAAAACCAGGACGAGTTCCGCAAGATCGCCAACGAGTTCGGCGCCACCACCGGTCGTCCCCGTGACGTCGGCTACTTCGACGCCGTCGCCACCAAGAATGGTGTCGAGCTGCAGGCTGCCAACGAAGTGGCGCTGACCAAGCTGGACTGCCTGACCGGTCTCCCGGATCTGAAGATCTGCGTCGCCTACGAAGGTGCCCACACCGAGAACCCGATCTGGCCGCAAACTGCCGGTCTGAAGCCGGTTTACGAAGTGATGGAAAGCTGGAGCGAAGACATCACCGGCTGCCGTACCTTCGCCGAGCTGCCCAAAGCGGCTCAGCAGTACGTACTGCGCATCGAAGAGCTCCTGGGCGTACCGGTGCCGATGGTCTCCGTCGGCCCGGGCCGTGACGAGATGATCCTGCGCTAA
- the ygjK gene encoding alpha-glucosidase, producing MFRKSLLSVTLSVALFGLTACNGNDSSSPAAPSATLANQYQNVIDRSGTPLQFRDFDSYSNLKYNPLLDLGAWHGFLLPASDSEWGGFTGPMVIAEEYSLFFASELDKLTLSDESGRAFPLTSASKQALYAIPGALVQRFEFDPFTLELELRYGDARTALVRTRLINHTDAPLTLKLNWQGELLNQWDANKTVAEQYPAWTRTISQTERGVAFQFGKLRSTWNIMQSGSASYRIDRTLPSRTTLDEQGLGYVSEASLTLAAKGQQDIYTLQSYVHSSAEASRFEQSRQALLADPASHFDDSIRRWEDYLARGLSNQGIPESERRIAVKAMETLNGNWRSPAGAILHDGVTPSNTARWFDGVWAWDSWKHAYAMAHFNPEVAKNNVRAMYDYQIQADDPVRPQDAGMVIDAVFYNKLADRGGDGGNWNERDTKPPLSAWAIWEIYSATKDKAFIAEMYPKIQAYHDWWYRARDNNRNGIIEYGATRHVEHNDEFGNITFKVQYPTGAPIGLDLSSCTDEGDGRYGCAGMALYQQVLSVGGYADMDIGAQHGAGWESGMDNAARFGFIEPDQLKRYADKTYGGDMAKARQDWNVFFFENHQDDGSLIGFSIDQESVELNAFLAKEKRILADMAELLGKPDEASRYREGATQLAGYINSCLFDEASGFYYDRQIAQGDLPDANGCVGKLLTARGRGPEGWSPLWAEVADKEKAARVREVMLNAQEFNTKVPLGTAALTNPAYDPDIYWRGRVWLDQFYFGVKGLENYGYRSDAQTLVNKLFANAEGLAGSGPIRENYNPETGAMQGASNFSWSSAHLYMLYRNFLKTEG from the coding sequence ATGTTTCGTAAAAGTTTACTATCCGTCACCCTGAGCGTCGCCCTGTTCGGCCTCACTGCCTGCAACGGCAATGACTCCAGCAGCCCGGCCGCCCCCAGCGCCACCCTGGCGAACCAGTATCAGAACGTGATCGACCGCAGCGGCACCCCGCTCCAGTTTCGTGACTTTGACAGCTACTCCAACCTCAAATACAACCCGCTGCTCGATCTCGGCGCCTGGCACGGCTTCCTGCTGCCCGCCAGCGACAGCGAGTGGGGCGGCTTTACCGGCCCCATGGTCATCGCCGAGGAGTACAGCCTGTTCTTCGCCAGCGAATTGGACAAGCTGACCCTGAGCGACGAGAGCGGCCGCGCCTTCCCGCTCACCAGCGCCAGCAAGCAGGCGCTGTACGCCATCCCGGGGGCGCTGGTGCAGCGCTTCGAATTTGACCCCTTCACCCTGGAGCTGGAGCTGCGCTACGGCGATGCCCGCACTGCGCTGGTTCGCACCCGCCTCATCAACCACACTGACGCCCCCCTCACCCTTAAGCTCAACTGGCAGGGGGAGCTGCTCAACCAGTGGGATGCCAACAAGACGGTCGCCGAGCAGTACCCCGCCTGGACCCGCACCATCAGCCAGACCGAGCGCGGCGTGGCATTCCAGTTCGGCAAACTGCGCAGCACCTGGAACATCATGCAAAGCGGCAGCGCCAGCTACCGCATCGATCGCACCCTGCCCAGCCGTACCACCCTCGACGAGCAGGGGCTCGGCTACGTGAGCGAGGCCAGCCTCACCCTGGCCGCCAAGGGCCAGCAGGATATCTACACCCTGCAGAGCTATGTCCACAGCAGTGCTGAAGCGAGTCGTTTCGAGCAGAGCCGCCAGGCGCTGCTGGCCGACCCCGCCAGTCATTTTGACGACTCCATCCGCCGCTGGGAGGATTACCTGGCGCGCGGCCTCTCCAATCAGGGGATCCCGGAATCGGAGCGACGCATCGCGGTCAAGGCGATGGAGACCCTCAACGGCAACTGGCGCTCACCGGCCGGCGCCATCCTGCACGACGGGGTGACCCCCTCCAACACCGCTCGCTGGTTCGACGGGGTCTGGGCCTGGGACAGCTGGAAGCACGCCTACGCCATGGCCCACTTCAACCCCGAGGTGGCCAAGAACAACGTACGCGCCATGTATGACTACCAGATCCAGGCCGATGACCCGGTCCGTCCGCAGGATGCCGGCATGGTGATCGACGCCGTCTTCTACAACAAGCTCGCCGATCGCGGTGGCGACGGCGGCAACTGGAACGAGCGCGACACCAAGCCGCCCCTCTCCGCCTGGGCCATCTGGGAGATCTACAGCGCCACCAAGGACAAAGCCTTCATCGCCGAGATGTATCCGAAGATCCAGGCCTATCACGACTGGTGGTACCGGGCGCGGGACAACAACCGCAACGGCATCATCGAATATGGCGCCACCCGCCACGTCGAACACAACGACGAGTTCGGCAACATCACCTTCAAGGTGCAATACCCGACGGGAGCACCGATCGGGCTGGATCTGTCGAGCTGTACCGATGAAGGAGATGGCAGGTATGGCTGCGCCGGCATGGCGCTCTATCAGCAGGTATTGAGCGTTGGTGGCTACGCCGACATGGATATCGGCGCCCAGCACGGCGCAGGCTGGGAGTCCGGCATGGACAACGCCGCCCGCTTCGGCTTTATCGAGCCGGATCAGCTCAAGCGCTATGCCGACAAGACCTATGGCGGCGACATGGCCAAGGCGCGCCAGGACTGGAACGTCTTCTTCTTCGAAAACCATCAGGACGACGGCAGCCTCATCGGCTTCTCCATCGATCAGGAGTCGGTGGAGCTCAACGCCTTCCTCGCCAAGGAGAAGCGCATCCTGGCCGACATGGCCGAGCTGCTCGGCAAGCCGGACGAGGCGAGCCGCTACCGCGAAGGGGCGACCCAGCTGGCCGGCTATATCAACAGCTGCCTGTTCGATGAGGCCTCCGGCTTCTATTACGACCGCCAGATAGCCCAAGGGGATCTGCCCGACGCCAACGGCTGCGTCGGCAAGCTGTTGACCGCCCGCGGCCGTGGCCCGGAAGGGTGGAGCCCGCTCTGGGCCGAGGTGGCGGACAAGGAGAAAGCGGCGCGGGTGCGCGAGGTGATGCTCAATGCCCAGGAGTTCAACACCAAGGTGCCGCTCGGCACGGCGGCGCTGACCAACCCGGCCTACGACCCCGACATCTACTGGCGCGGCCGGGTCTGGCTGGATCAGTTCTACTTCGGGGTGAAGGGGCTGGAGAACTACGGCTATCGCAGCGATGCCCAGACGCTGGTCAACAAGCTGTTTGCCAACGCCGAGGGGCTGGCGGGCAGCGGCCCCATCCGCGAGAACTACAACCCGGAGACCGGCGCCATGCAGGGGGCCAGCAACTTCAGCTGGAGCTCGGCCCACCTCTATATGCTCTACCGCAACTTCCTGAAAACAGAGGGTTGA
- a CDS encoding LysR family transcriptional regulator — translation MLDIHWLHTFVTLARLQHFGQTATELHMTQPNVSLHLKNLEQATRVKLIERSPFRLTQAGERLLQSAERAIAELQLCQSDLNALNQLSQGTLAIAASDIISRLLLIQPFQRFKQEFPGIDLTLFNTTSDQAAELVKAGKADLGFVMAQKRSEPLFYTELQQVTWCALGHGLARWQARAKAGESDPLDEPTLILLGHDTRTRALIDPSLPLLGLPSCRIMEVGSVDAQLDWAEAGFGVAIVPDFSIHPRLKLTAPVTRLTDFPGTSLGYVVRQNQVLSRAIKQLLHWVEQEIQRPQPLPDARA, via the coding sequence ATGCTGGATATTCACTGGCTGCACACCTTCGTCACCCTGGCCCGGCTGCAGCACTTCGGCCAGACCGCCACCGAACTGCACATGACCCAGCCCAATGTGAGCCTGCACCTCAAGAATCTGGAGCAGGCCACCCGGGTCAAACTCATCGAGCGCAGCCCGTTTCGGCTGACCCAGGCCGGCGAGCGGCTGCTGCAAAGTGCCGAACGCGCCATCGCCGAGCTGCAGCTCTGCCAGTCCGATCTCAACGCTCTCAACCAGTTGAGTCAGGGAACGCTGGCCATCGCCGCCAGCGACATCATCTCGCGCCTGTTGCTCATTCAGCCCTTTCAGCGCTTCAAGCAGGAGTTCCCCGGCATCGACCTCACCCTATTCAACACCACCTCGGATCAGGCGGCTGAGCTGGTCAAGGCGGGCAAGGCGGATCTGGGCTTCGTGATGGCGCAAAAGCGCAGCGAGCCGTTGTTCTACACCGAGTTGCAGCAGGTGACCTGGTGCGCGCTGGGCCACGGTCTCGCTCGCTGGCAGGCGCGGGCAAAGGCGGGGGAGAGCGATCCCCTCGACGAGCCGACCCTGATCCTGCTGGGCCACGACACCCGTACCCGGGCGCTCATTGACCCCTCTTTGCCGCTGCTCGGTCTGCCCAGCTGCCGCATCATGGAAGTAGGCAGCGTGGACGCCCAGCTCGACTGGGCCGAGGCGGGTTTCGGGGTGGCCATAGTGCCGGACTTTTCCATTCACCCGCGGCTCAAGCTGACCGCCCCGGTGACCCGGCTCACCGATTTCCCCGGCACCAGCTTGGGGTACGTGGTGCGCCAGAACCAGGTGCTGTCGCGCGCCATCAAGCAACTGCTGCACTGGGTGGAGCAGGAGATCCAGCGCCCGCAGCCGTTGCCGGACGCCAGGGCTTGA
- a CDS encoding YbhB/YbcL family Raf kinase inhibitor-like protein codes for MKIAKRTTLLSLLCVAALPASAMTLKSSDIHEGQLMDKAFSFNGFGCSGDNRSPQLSWQDLPAGTKSVAITAYDPDAPTGSGWWHWLVVNLPASQSELPSNVSGKLKQGLELKTDFGSQGYGGPCPPAGHGMHRYQFTVWALPQALEVKADTPPAMVGYMLNSMALGKATLTATFVTP; via the coding sequence ATGAAGATTGCCAAGCGTACCACCCTGCTCTCCCTGCTGTGCGTGGCGGCCCTGCCCGCCAGTGCCATGACCCTAAAGAGCAGCGACATCCACGAAGGCCAGCTGATGGACAAGGCCTTCAGCTTCAACGGCTTTGGCTGCAGCGGTGACAACCGCTCGCCCCAGCTGAGCTGGCAGGATCTGCCTGCCGGCACCAAGAGCGTCGCCATCACCGCCTATGACCCCGACGCCCCCACCGGCAGCGGCTGGTGGCACTGGCTGGTGGTGAACCTGCCGGCCAGTCAGAGCGAGCTGCCGAGCAATGTCTCGGGCAAGCTCAAGCAGGGGCTGGAGCTTAAGACCGACTTCGGCAGTCAGGGTTACGGCGGCCCCTGCCCGCCCGCTGGCCACGGCATGCACCGCTACCAGTTCACAGTCTGGGCCCTGCCCCAGGCCCTGGAGGTGAAGGCAGACACCCCGCCCGCCATGGTAGGCTACATGCTCAACAGCATGGCCCTTGGCAAGGCCACCCTGACCGCCACCTTCGTCACCCCCTAG
- a CDS encoding helix-turn-helix transcriptional regulator, producing MSTPLLQLHHYLGIRQQPLHRVLIYAPTIIWVEQGHKQLWWQEKRLAFDQASWLLIPAGHQLTFVNQPEQGKFRSRALTLLTPPPVEWLGATQAGPLREPRLTVSPALAFCFELVCSMADRRLNEATQAQLLQGFYAELQAAGGLDLLFPAHTMTLGERLARYLGVEPGADHTLEGVAPHFAMSRASMARKLAAEGRSFRQLLTQVRMSHALTLLQQGLVPLETALACGYDSPSRFAARFKQEFGLTPYQYLRTCPSSLALAATRKVNSY from the coding sequence ATGAGCACGCCGCTGCTGCAACTGCACCACTATCTCGGGATCCGCCAGCAGCCGCTGCACCGGGTGCTCATCTACGCCCCCACCATCATCTGGGTGGAGCAGGGTCACAAGCAGTTGTGGTGGCAGGAGAAGCGCCTGGCATTTGATCAGGCGAGCTGGCTGCTGATCCCGGCCGGTCACCAGCTCACCTTCGTCAACCAGCCGGAGCAGGGCAAGTTTCGCTCCCGCGCGCTGACCCTGCTGACCCCGCCCCCCGTCGAATGGCTCGGCGCCACCCAGGCCGGCCCGCTCAGGGAGCCGCGCCTGACGGTCAGTCCGGCGCTGGCTTTCTGTTTCGAGCTGGTCTGCTCCATGGCGGATCGGCGACTCAATGAGGCCACCCAGGCCCAGCTGCTGCAGGGCTTCTATGCCGAGCTGCAGGCCGCCGGCGGGCTCGACCTGCTGTTTCCCGCCCATACCATGACCCTCGGCGAGCGGCTGGCCCGCTACCTTGGGGTGGAGCCGGGCGCCGATCACACCCTGGAGGGGGTGGCACCGCACTTCGCCATGAGTCGCGCCTCCATGGCGCGCAAGCTGGCCGCCGAGGGGCGCAGCTTTCGCCAGCTGCTGACCCAGGTGCGCATGAGCCACGCCCTCACCCTGCTGCAGCAGGGTCTGGTGCCGCTGGAGACGGCCCTCGCCTGTGGCTACGACTCCCCCAGCCGCTTTGCCGCCCGCTTCAAGCAAGAGTTCGGCCTGACCCCCTATCAATACCTGCGTACCTGTCCCTCCTCCCTAGCGCTGGCTGCCACCAGAAAAGTAAATAGTTACTAA